The genomic window TACCTTTTAGTTTGCTGTGTTCTGAATCAGCAGGGAACAGGACATCAGGAAACAGCTTCTCAAAGCTATATCCAGTGTACCGGGGCCTGTTCTCCACATAGGTCCGCACAGACTGGTTGAGTTTCAACAGGAACTCCTGAGTTGGCGTTCCCAGCTGCTCTATTACTTTATTCCACTGATCAATATCTTCAATCATAAGAGAGttaagaaaaacacaaacagccctaaaatatgtaaactaaacttaccataaatatattcttttacaTTTCACTAGCAGTAATCTAATTGGTCCTAAAGGCCATGGAAAAACAATGTACTCTGGGTAATAGAGAGAAGGGATGAACATGGAATGGATGGCACACAATAGACAGGTAAGGATACGATCTGAACCCGGAAATAATACACTACCTCTGACCATTTCAGCCATGATACAGCCGACAGACCACACATCCactgaaaaatgaaatgaaagtgaAATTAACATGCAACACAGAGCTAAAAAAAGAAGAGGCAGAATGACAAAATGAAGATGAAATCAGATGGCATGAAAAGTGATGTGCGTCATGCAGAATCTGCCATGTCTAGCAGGGAAAGCAAGTGAAGATGGAGCACAGACGTAACAGAATGATCACCGCAAAACTATAAATAAACCAGAAACAAACGACGTAACGCAACTTGGGTCAGACCATTTTCACTCGAGCTGTGACTCACAATGGTGACTCATCAACCGTTATGATAAAGGAAACAAATACTGAGCAATATTACAAACTTAGATTGAGCATGacaatatattaaaaatttatatttttatagaattttttttgagAATGACTTGCTTTACATTGTGTTCTCAAACCTTCACAACGCCAATCGCAGATCTCAAATTCCTAATTATTCAAAAGTGGAGCTGACAagctttttaattgtttttaaaacaagtcttctaatattaagtaaaattagtaatattgtgaaattgtTGAATTTTACTATattcacattcatttattcatgtggtGGCAAGGCTGAATTTTTAGTTGCCATTGGCCAGTCTTGAATGTGACGttacttcagaaatcattctaatatgcttaTATTTCTCATTATCAATGTAGCattttgtaacataaaaaaaaaattctgaaattttGATCAATGTATGCAACCcttttaaaagcaatattttttagCAAAGTATTTCATTAACCAATCTTTCAGTTCAAAAATGCAAAACGCTTAACAGATCATAAATGGAAATGACTAAAGAATAATTTTACAATAGGAAACGAAAACACTGTCAGTTCCTTTTGACAAGAGCCAAAAACAGAACACAACAGCTTGCATGATTTTAGAATAATCTCGCAATCTCCATTTAATATTTTGATCCTTTCAAAAATCGCTCTTACCACTTTATTTAatgtgacacaaacacacaaaccaatAAAAGACAACTAATAAATCAAACACCAAGTGACAATGTAAAGAACTAACCCTAAGGCAAAGCCAAAATTACCCAGAAAGACTGAAAAATCAAAACccctcacagaaaaaaaaaagtgcataataTAGGGCTACAATCAAACAATAACCAACCAAAACACACTGCATGCATCATCAAAGAACACAATATTAAAGAATCTCAAAATAAATGGCAACTTATCGACAACGAAAACAAACTAAAAGGCAAGTCAAGCTCAATAGTGCCGCATGACTCTTCTTTGTCAACACTTCCTCGAAATGCCAACAGACAATCCTTGCATTGATGATGCACTTTAACGCTCGCGCGACTCAAGGATACAGTCCCTCCCAGGAAAAAGGATTTTGTGACGGACCATTTCTGCCAAAATGCAGCCCACAGACCAAATGTCCACTAAGCATGTGCAGCAGAGGgaaagagagaaaacagttaagcaGGAAATCAGGGGGTGTTAGTGATTCTGTACAGTTGCATAAGAGCTTGTTTTATTCATTACAGTTTGGGTTAGAAACGAATGAGCACACCAAGCCATTGTGTACTCGTCACACACGGACCAAGCGTCACATTTGATCAGAGGGAGCACAAATGGTATTCCTCACACAACATTTTGATGCTGAAACCACAAAGCTGTTAGTGCAAGGAAAGCCTCGGAGGCCTATAAATGCATGAAATGAAACCTGCAACACGAGGATGATATTGGGCGTTAAGCATGCATAGGATGTGCCAACTAGGCATTCTGCAGCTTGTCAGCAGCACTGACCATTGGCTTGATATCCCATTCCCAGGATGACTTCAGGGGCTCTGTAGTAACGGGTCACCACATATGGTGTCATCAGCAGACCTGTAGCTGCTGTCCGCGCCAGACCGAAATCCAGGATCTTCAGGGTACAGTCTGACTTTACCACGATGTTACTGGGTTTCAGGTCCTAAAGAATCGCAAGACAGAGTACAAGTCAGTTTTGCATTTTCACATCAAATTTTGAAAATTTTCTTTGATTTAAGATACTATGGGATTATTCACGGTgtattaaaaacaatattgttgTAATTAATGTTCAGTGTAATTTTTTCCTCAATACATATTGTCAGGATATTCATGAAGTTTTccttatacaatatatttattttatatgtccTCTAAGTGGTGGGACAACAAGCTTCTAATTAAGTTATGCTTCAGAAAATGTCTGATAAAacatgatgaagaaaaaaaaaagacagataaaaaaataaaaaaaatgccaaGTGGTAATATACACTATTGTTCAATGGTTAGGAATTGGTTGGATTTGTTTAAGTGCTTCCAAAAGTAATGTGCACAAACCACagcttttatttaattcaatatacAGAACAACAAAAACTACGAATAACATAATTAGAATTAAAAATTACTGCTTCCTATTAAATATGGATCAATAAGCATTTGTTAccatcattttattaatttgtatttatttattgaggaaTATGAAGTCCAAGTGTTGTattaatcatcatttaaataaattactgaataaaagaATAACCTCAAAACAAAATATAACCTTTGAACATGTGTAGGCATggaccagtataagattctgacagaatgataaccttggatgaatttttttttttaaatcacggtTTGATGGAATTGtgattgctgctctaaaatatattatttttaaatgtctaggtataaaactaaaaatttatttcactttgaacacaatatattttattttgagaaacaatatttaaaataatttgaaacagtaaacgtgtcaggctaaatgattcaaattaatcattggcttctgctgtcttcattagtattaaaaacacagatttcattacaatttaaaacggcaactTTGGGTatcttttctgctagagatactgttgttcttaaaaaaacataaataaaaatgtcttaCATTTACTGTAGTAACGGTATAGCAGAATATTTTGGCAGttctaaaaccttgacttttccaaaccatggtataccttgaaaacggccATCCTCCCATGCCTAGACATGTGGCAGTAGCTACCATGTTcaaatttaaatgtcaaaaatataTCGCTTTTtccatatacagctgaagtcagaattattagtctccctttgaatttttttctttttttatatatattttttaaatgatgtttaacagagcaaggaaatattcacagtatgtctgatttttcttcttctggagaaagtcttatttgttttatatcgctaaaataaaagcagcttttattttttttacaaccatttaaaggtcaaaatgatccgctcctttaagcaattttttcgatagtctacagaacaaaccattgttatacaataacttgcctaattaccctaacctgcctagttaacctaattaacctagttaatcctttaaagggtcacgaaacaccaaaacacattttttgagctgttgatagtcgtatatgtgtcccacactgctaaaaacactattaggacacctatatttcactaaaaagtgtaaattggttgttttgactgggcgtctgtgccagagtgagtcttattacgtcttacagtgtgatgcattaatgcatgagtaaggcttggttcaaaccaatcagcgcgctctattttgcaacttcattaatattcattagtgtcactgtttacaccagagacgccacgttgtgttggcaaaacaagcgtggagtgttgcttttatagtttgctgccattaagtttcgttttccttttctctctgtgagagctcagactcacgtgtggattaacagtgtacgcgacgctcgacaacaataacttacgtgtctaaggaggcacattgtttacctgagagctgttctcatcagcaaacgctgaaatccggatttgcttgtagtattctcttcataaagacgcggctctagttgctggtgattgtcctgtctctacagatttggtaagtgagcgaccagtgctctttgtttattcagtttgttcgtatcaaattaaaataactattgcacagagtgcaaacttgttagcaccgcattttgtgaccggaataacacacgtggctttctgacgctacctgccgtgtgcatctaagtttccgggaattgcggagcttttttctctcattcgccgtgcggtatcaaacattgcatgaaaaatacacgcttagagcagatcctcgaatcaaatatcgcgtttgtcgcgaggggcatgaatgaattcccttaatgaaagagccaaactgcagttaaagtccaacatttaataatctggcaaataattcaactacagatgtccatgtaggttaaacacaatgacaaaaaaaaatacaccatcactttctcgtgtgtgtattttgactgaaactcgcgcgtgcccaaatagacactcccacaccatcccactttagttcctccgacactcccccctaaacagagctggacacgcccgcttttctgactttttccaaagtggaggtgtgaaaacaccctgctgaaacgagggggtttcatggccctttaaatgtcactttaagctgtatagaagtgtcatgaaaaatatctagtcaaataatatgtacagtcatcatggcaaagataaaattaatcagttattagagatgagttattaaaactattatgtttagaaatgtgttgaaaaaaatctctctgttaaacagaaattggggaaaaaaaataaacaaggctaatgattcagggggttaataattttgacttcaactgtaacagTTTTTTATAGAAGTATTTGATATAATCCTATACAAGCTGTGTGGAATTTATGTTGCTGTCAAACTGGAAATTAACCAACAATACAGATATATTTCCAGGGGCTAAAGTGAATAAAACTCAATGTTCTGCACTCCACTTTCAACAAACGAGTCTTTCCGCCCCATTAACCTTGAAAAATATGACATATTATTTCCCCTCAGTGTCACCTCCTCTCAATCGATCTGCCAGAATGAaaccatttttattcatttaatgctTGATTGTCCGTGGCTGCAAattaaatttgcatatttaatatcAAAAGGTTGCTGTTTATAACACATGACCTTGTGCGTCAAGAcagttttaaatatattacagCCACAGAAAAATAAACATCTCCAATCGTATCTGTATATGCTCTATGAGAGCGTAGTCAAGGTGAAACAGGACTAGAGGATGGCGATGTTTACGGAGGATCACTTGATCGCTTTCCTCCTGTCCCCTCTCAATACGTCCCTGCCTCAACAGCGCAATGCAGTCCACAGCAGCAGCTGCAGTCAGGCAGTCAGGCAGGCAGAGGTCTGGCTTTTTGTAATCAGCCCAGGGGATGAAACCCCTCCCCCTCCCTCACCTTAACTGATTATTTAGCTTTTCGTCGTCAGTGCAACCTTGGCTGCGTACGGCAGTCTTTTTGTTTTAGGCGGAGAGGCTTTAGGCTAAAGAGCACAGACCCTGTGGATGATCCCCGCCGCGTGGAGGTGTTTTATTCCACACAGCATCTGGTACAGCAGATAGGACAGCCGCTCGTGGTCCAGCTCCATCTGAATGACTTGGCAGAGGTTCGCATCCATCAGCTCCATTACTAGGTAACTGCCGGTGGGGAAGGGGCGGGAAGGGGAGGGACAAAAAAAGAGGGTGTGATGGGGGGTAAGAGAGAAGGGGaggggtgtgtttgtgtgtggatgtgagaGAGCATTAGTTGGGGTAACAGCTGGGGTCTGGCGTTTTTAACTGTGTATAAACATGCAATATATACTCACACATCTTGGAATTCTTCTAATGTTTTTTGCGGTGTAAAAACATTTAAGAGGCCTATTATCTGTGAGTGAAAAGACAAGAATGCGTATTAGCTCTGCGCATGGGATGCAGGATAAAATGCAACATGTTACGAGTCATTTCAGTGTCTTGACTTACATTTTTATGGTTGACACATTTCATGAGCACCAGCTCTCTGTACGCACGTTTGGCATGAGTTTGATTTTGAAAAGGCCGGCTGAGTTTCTTTATAGCCACGTTTCGCTCAAGGTTGTTGTCATACGCTGAGCTAAAAGAGAAAAGCATGCATGAAACGGATGAAAAGATGCTGCGACAGCGTAACGTCCTTGATTTGAGGTGGAATACGAGCTCTTAGAACATACCAGACTATTCCCTGAGCACCCGAGCCAATGGGTCTTAGATTCTGATAGCGCTTCAACACTGTGAATGTCGAATCCCCCACATCTACACTGTAGAATTCTTTCTCTCGCTTATTTTTGTTCATGGTGAAGTCGATGTGTAAGCATCCAGACAAAGCAGACTGTTACAAACCTAGATGACAGAAACAAAA from Danio rerio strain Tuebingen ecotype United States chromosome 13, GRCz12tu, whole genome shotgun sequence includes these protein-coding regions:
- the mapk8a gene encoding mitogen-activated protein kinase 8 isoform X5 — its product is MNKNKREKEFYSVDVGDSTFTVLKRYQNLRPIGSGAQGIVCSAYDNNLERNVAIKKLSRPFQNQTHAKRAYRELVLMKCVNHKNIIGLLNVFTPQKTLEEFQDVYLVMELMDANLCQVIQMELDHERLSYLLYQMLCGIKHLHAAGIIHRDLKPSNIVVKSDCTLKILDFGLARTAATGLLMTPYVVTRYYRAPEVILGMGYQANVDIWSVGCILAEMVRHKILFPGRDYIDQWNKVIEQLGTPTQEFLLKLNQSVRTYVENRPRYTGYSFEKLFPDVLFPADSEHSKLKASQARDLLSKMLVIDASKRISVDEALQHPYINVWYDPAEVEAPSPLITDKQLDEREHTVEEWKELIYKEVLDWEERMKNGVIRGQPSPLAQVQQ
- the mapk8a gene encoding mitogen-activated protein kinase 8 isoform X3, with protein sequence MNKNKREKEFYSVDVGDSTFTVLKRYQNLRPIGSGAQGIVCSAYDNNLERNVAIKKLSRPFQNQTHAKRAYRELVLMKCVNHKNIIGLLNVFTPQKTLEEFQDVYLVMELMDANLCQVIQMELDHERLSYLLYQMLCGIKHLHAAGIIHRDLKPSNIVVKSDCTLKILDFGLARTAATGLLMTPYVVTRYYRAPEVILGMGYQANVDVWSVGCIMAEMVRGSVLFPGSDHIDQWNKVIEQLGTPTQEFLLKLNQSVRTYVENRPRYTGYSFEKLFPDVLFPADSEHSKLKASQARDLLSKMLVIDASKRISVDEALQHPYINVWYDPAEVEAPSPLITDKQLDEREHTVEEWKELIYKEVLDWEERMKNGVIRGAAVINGSPQPSSSSSINDVSSMSTEPTVASDTDSSLEASAGPLSCCR
- the mapk8a gene encoding mitogen-activated protein kinase 8 isoform X8 — protein: MNKNKREKEFYSVDVGDSTFTVLKRYQNLRPIGSGAQGIVCSAYDNNLERNVAIKKLSRPFQNQTHAKRAYRELVLMKCVNHKNIIGLLNVFTPQKTLEEFQDVYLVMELMDANLCQVIQMELDHERLSYLLYQMLCGIKHLHAAGIIHRDLKPSNIVVKSDCTLKILDFGLARTAATGLLMTPYVVTRYYRAPEVILGMGYQANVDVWSVGCIMAEMVRGSVLFPGSDHIDQWNKVIEQLGTPTQEFLLKLNQSVRTYVENRPRYTGYSFEKLFPDVLFPADSEHSKLKASQARDLLSKMLVIDASKRISVDEALQHPYINVWYDPAEVEAPSPLITDKQLDEREHTVEEWKELIYKEVLDWEERMKNGVIRAQVQQ
- the mapk8a gene encoding mitogen-activated protein kinase 8 isoform X2 — protein: MNKNKREKEFYSVDVGDSTFTVLKRYQNLRPIGSGAQGIVCSAYDNNLERNVAIKKLSRPFQNQTHAKRAYRELVLMKCVNHKNIIGLLNVFTPQKTLEEFQDVYLVMELMDANLCQVIQMELDHERLSYLLYQMLCGIKHLHAAGIIHRDLKPSNIVVKSDCTLKILDFGLARTAATGLLMTPYVVTRYYRAPEVILGMGYQANVDIWSVGCILAEMVRHKILFPGRDYIDQWNKVIEQLGTPTQEFLLKLNQSVRTYVENRPRYTGYSFEKLFPDVLFPADSEHSKLKASQARDLLSKMLVIDASKRISVDEALQHPYINVWYDPAEVEAPSPLITDKQLDEREHTVEEWKELIYKEVLDWEERMKNGVIRGQPSPLGAAVINGSPQPSSSSSINDVSSMSTEPTVASDTDSSLEASAGPLSCCR
- the mapk8a gene encoding mitogen-activated protein kinase 8, with translation MNKNKREKEFYSVDVGDSTFTVLKRYQNLRPIGSGAQGIVCSAYDNNLERNVAIKKLSRPFQNQTHAKRAYRELVLMKCVNHKNIIGLLNVFTPQKTLEEFQDVYLVMELMDANLCQVIQMELDHERLSYLLYQMLCGIKHLHAAGIIHRDLKPSNIVVKSDCTLKILDFGLARTAATGLLMTPYVVTRYYRAPEVILGMGYQANVDVWSVGCIMAEMVRGSVLFPGSDHIDQWNKVIEQLGTPTQEFLLKLNQSVRTYVENRPRYTGYSFEKLFPDVLFPADSEHSKLKASQARDLLSKMLVIDASKRISVDEALQHPYINVWYDPAEVEAPSPLITDKQLDEREHTVEEWKELIYKEVLDWEERMKNGVIRGQPSPLGAAVINGSPQPSSSSSINDVSSMSTEPTVASDTDSSLEASAGPLSCCR
- the mapk8a gene encoding mitogen-activated protein kinase 8 isoform X4; protein product: MNKNKREKEFYSVDVGDSTFTVLKRYQNLRPIGSGAQGIVCSAYDNNLERNVAIKKLSRPFQNQTHAKRAYRELVLMKCVNHKNIIGLLNVFTPQKTLEEFQDVYLVMELMDANLCQVIQMELDHERLSYLLYQMLCGIKHLHAAGIIHRDLKPSNIVVKSDCTLKILDFGLARTAATGLLMTPYVVTRYYRAPEVILGMGYQANVDIWSVGCILAEMVRHKILFPGRDYIDQWNKVIEQLGTPTQEFLLKLNQSVRTYVENRPRYTGYSFEKLFPDVLFPADSEHSKLKASQARDLLSKMLVIDASKRISVDEALQHPYINVWYDPAEVEAPSPLITDKQLDEREHTVEEWKELIYKEVLDWEERMKNGVIRGAAVINGSPQPSSSSSINDVSSMSTEPTVASDTDSSLEASAGPLSCCR
- the mapk8a gene encoding mitogen-activated protein kinase 8 isoform X6, which produces MNKNKREKEFYSVDVGDSTFTVLKRYQNLRPIGSGAQGIVCSAYDNNLERNVAIKKLSRPFQNQTHAKRAYRELVLMKCVNHKNIIGLLNVFTPQKTLEEFQDVYLVMELMDANLCQVIQMELDHERLSYLLYQMLCGIKHLHAAGIIHRDLKPSNIVVKSDCTLKILDFGLARTAATGLLMTPYVVTRYYRAPEVILGMGYQANVDVWSVGCIMAEMVRGSVLFPGSDHIDQWNKVIEQLGTPTQEFLLKLNQSVRTYVENRPRYTGYSFEKLFPDVLFPADSEHSKLKASQARDLLSKMLVIDASKRISVDEALQHPYINVWYDPAEVEAPSPLITDKQLDEREHTVEEWKELIYKEVLDWEERMKNGVIRGQPSPLAQVQQ
- the mapk8a gene encoding mitogen-activated protein kinase 8 isoform X7; protein product: MNKNKREKEFYSVDVGDSTFTVLKRYQNLRPIGSGAQGIVCSAYDNNLERNVAIKKLSRPFQNQTHAKRAYRELVLMKCVNHKNIIGLLNVFTPQKTLEEFQDVYLVMELMDANLCQVIQMELDHERLSYLLYQMLCGIKHLHAAGIIHRDLKPSNIVVKSDCTLKILDFGLARTAATGLLMTPYVVTRYYRAPEVILGMGYQANVDIWSVGCILAEMVRHKILFPGRDYIDQWNKVIEQLGTPTQEFLLKLNQSVRTYVENRPRYTGYSFEKLFPDVLFPADSEHSKLKASQARDLLSKMLVIDASKRISVDEALQHPYINVWYDPAEVEAPSPLITDKQLDEREHTVEEWKELIYKEVLDWEERMKNGVIRAQVQQ